CCACAATGCCATTCTCAGAAATCGCTTGAGTAACTCCGTTCTCGCCCAGATTTACAGTCTTTAGTTCGTCTTCAATGGCACTTGCCTTAATTTCGATAATGATGATATAAGTACCGATACTGGCATTTACATTTTTAAGAGCTCTGGCCATTCGATATGTATGTTCCTGTCCAGATTCTGCAGCTGTAGTTGGCAGCCACATGACTCCTCCTGCTTCGAGTAGGGTGTTAAACCATTCCTCTTCACGAACACCACTCATGGTTGAAGCTGCTCCAGTGCTGATTACAGGAACCTCTTCATTCTTATGAATAATGGTCATTGAAGCTACTGTTGCATTTGTAAACTGCATATTTGTAAGCGACTCGCTTAACAGGGACGTTGCCTCAAATCTGTCAAAATCGGATATGCCCGTGCTGAGCAATGTCTCTAGATTACTTTGAATATGGGTATCGAAAAAGATCTGTGTCGATAAATCTACATAACGCTCCATAATCAGATCAAGCTTTTGACCCACTTGATGTATGGCTTCCTGGTTGGCAACTGAGGCCGTTTCTTTGATGGTCGATTTGGCCGTTTGATAAGACAGGGTGCCTAGTCCAAATACGACAAGCAGGATGGCAACCATAAAAATGAGAAATAATCGTACACCTACTGAACGCAATGGATTAAATTTTAATACTTGCTTCCAAGATAGGATTGAAGCCAGTTCAAGTTTCTTTTTATCCTTTTTTTGGATCTCCTCCTCATGTTTACGCTTTCTTTTTTTCACTGGATTCCACTTCATCTTTTGTTCACCCACCGTAAAGAATTATCATAGCTATGTAAACTTCCTAGTATTATCTATTATTTCGACAAGTTTCTTCCAAAACCTTTGCTTTTTTGAGAAATAAACTATAACTTTTTTCCTAGATTACTATTAAAAAAAAGCCCTCGTCTGCCGATATACGAGGGCTTTGGTCCTGAGTCTTATTTACTTCCTTTTGCGCATCATGTCAAAATAAGCTACAGGCTGGTCCACTTTCATCTTAATGTATTGCAGCGGATGGCGGGCTGCCTCCAGCTGATTTCCTGCTTCATCATAGATTTCGGTTACCTTCTGCTTGAAGAAGGTTCCGTTCGGACCAAAAAATTCGATCTCCGTGCCTGGCTTAAAGTAATTCCGCTGCTCAATCGTTGCCAACTGTGTCTGTGGGTCATAGTCCATGACAAGTCCGGCAAAATCATACGGAACTGCCTTTTCTTCCGGCTCATAAATATGATCCTCATGATCTGGTGTATCGTAGAAAAATCCAGTGTTCAGCGGACGATTGGCTGCCTTCTGTATTTCCTCGAGCCACTCTGGCTTCAGCACATAGTTATCCGGATCTTCCATATAAGAATCAATCGCTTGTCGATATACATTAACGACCGTCGCTACATAATGAATGGATTTCATTCGTCCTTCAATCTTGAACGAGTCAATTCCTACATCAATTAAGTCTGGAATATACTCTAGCATGCACAAATCCTTGGAGCCCATTGTAAAGGCCTGATCCTCTGAATTGTACAGCGGAATCTGATTGACGCCCAGCTCAAAATTTTGAAGCACACGGGAGCTCTGCATATCCTCTTCAGATACCCAAACCCCCTCCTCGCGTACATCTTCAAACAGATCGTATTTCCAGCGGCAGGACTGGCAGCAGCCACCGCGGTTCGAGTCGCGGTCTGTGAAATGATTGGACAGCACACAGCGGCCGGAATAGGACGAGCACATCGCGCCATGAATAAACGCCTCAATCTCGATATCCACATGGCTCTTGATCTCCTGAATTTCCTCGAAGCTTGCTTCACGTCCCAGAACGACACGCGGCAGTCCTTCCTCTTTCCAGAACTTGACCGCCTGCCAGTTTACTGTCGATTGCTGTGTACTCAGATGCACTTCCATACCTGGTGTAACACGCTGTGCGATCTCTATAATGGCCGGGTCTGCAGCGATAATAGCCGCAATGCCTGCCTCGTACAGATTCTTCAGGTAAGCTTCAATCCCATCCACATCTTCGTTATGTGCATATATGTTCGTCGCTACAAAGACTTTGGCACCATATTTCTTCGCAAACTCTACACCTTCACGCATTTCTTCAAAGCTGAAATTATCTGCGTTTGAACGAAGGCCGTATTTTTGACCGCCAATATACACCGCATCTGCACCATAATGAATAGCAAACTTCAATTTCTCCAAATTTCCTGCAGGAGCTAGAAGCTCAGGCTTAGCCAACCGGTTACGCTTACCTGAATACTTCCGTTTTGATAATGTTTCCATTCTACCTATTCGCACCTCGAATCAATAAACTTGTTCTTTGTAGAAAAATCCAAAAGAAAGCTCACGCTCTGGGTCTTGCAGCTGACGCACTTCATCCAGCCATTCTTCCTTATAGGCATACTCAGATGGATCAGCAGTATAAGCATCTATCGCTGTACGGTAAGCACGGACAACCGCCTCATTATATGCCACACTCTTCAGAATCCCTTCAATCTTGAAGGAATGAACACCCGCCGCCATCAACAGATGAAGGTCCTCCATAATGCAGATATCCTCTGAGCTCATAATATGCGTGCCATTGCGATCCTCGTAAATTGGGAATTTCTCCTCCCGGCGCTCTGCTTCAATGAGGAACAAGCCTCTTGATAAGCCGAGATCTCCCTCAACCGGACGACCTTGCTGCTGCATGTAGCTTGCTACCAATTGACGCTTAGAATGATATATGTTCGTCATCCCGTGAACTTGAACCTGAGCTTCAACCTCAAGAAGATCTATCATTTCGGTAATTTCATCCATATTCAGTTCTCTCGCGAGTACAACCCGACTAGCACCTTTACGTCCCCAATAGTTTGCGGTTCTATAGTTGGTAGAGGTCATCTCTGCATTCCAGTGCAGCTTAAGCTGTGGTGCAAATTCCCGAACAGCACTTAACACGGATGGATCATTAAATTCAATTCCCTCCACACCGGCTTCCGCCAGCGCTCGTACATACTCCGGAATTTCAGACAGCACATCATTACTCATAATGTTGTTCATGGATACATAAATTTTGGCCTCATATACCTTCGCCATCCGTACCGCTTCTGCAATCTGATCCAGCATGAAATTTCCCGCAAGGCGCATTCCAAACCGTTCTTCCCCAATAACAACAGCATCCGCCCCTGCCTTCAGCAGGCGCTCTGCTTCCTGTAAATCACTCGCTGTGACAAGCAGTTCATAAGGCCGTGTCAAAGCCATCCCTCCGTTATTCCGCACTTTCATTACTTTTCTCAATATTGTCTAAATGCTCTTCATAAGTTTCAGCAAACAAATGCTCTGAGCTTCCATCCTTCTTGGTAACGTAAAATAAATAATCAGATGGCTTCGGTGTTAGCGCCGCTTCAATCGCACTCAAGCTTGGGCTTGCAATCGGGCCGGGCGGCAGCCCTTCATTCCGATATGTGTTATATGGACTTTCCACTTCAAGGTCCTTGTACAAGAGACGCTCCTTCTGCTTATCCAGCAGATATTGAACGGTAGCATCCATTTCAAGTCTCATGTCCTGCTCAAGCCGATTATAGATGACACCCGCAACTAACGGTCTTTCATTATCGACAACTACTTCACGTTCTATGAGCGAAGCAGCGGTAAGCACCTGATGAAGATTCAGATTAAGTTCCTTGAGCTCCGCATCCAGTTCGGGAATACCATTCAGTCTATCCTGCATTTCCGTCAGCATACGACGAATAATATCTTCCGCCGTACTATCTTTCTTCATTTCATAGGTTTCAGGGAATAAATATCCCTCAAGTGCATAGCGGTAATTCTCATTGTCCGGTATAGATGCCACCAGAGGAATGTCATTAAACAGCTCCTTGTCTTGGACAAGCTGCATAAAGATCTTACCGTCTGTAACTCCTTCATCCTCCAGCTTCTGCGCGATCTGCTTTAGGGTATAGCCCTCTGGAATAGTAAAACGCAGCATTTCTTCCTTTTGTACATCTCCACTATTAAGAGCCGTAATCATTTCATCATAATTCATTCCGGGCTGAAAGGCATAAGTGCCTGCTTGAAAGTTCGCACCTTGGTCATTCAGCTTCAAGTATGCTTTGAATAATAGAGCGTTTCGAATCAGTCCCTTATCTTCGAGAAGATCGGCGATGCCTGAAGTACCTGTCCCGGGTTCAATCGTGAAGACAACAGGCTCGTCCTTTGGAGCCACAGGCTTCATGGATTGCCATACATACAGTCCTCCTCCGGCTAACACAACAATAAGCAGGATTAGCACGATGAACCGTCTGAAGTATTTTGCTTTCAAAAAAAGATTCCACCCCTTCATAACTAAAAAGAGCGGACTGCTCCGCCCTTCCCATAATTCAATCCTAATTCTATATACTATGATAACATACAAATCAGGCACCTCGGTAGAGGTGCCTCATTCTAGCCTTCGTCATCTGGTAATGACCATTCATCATAGAGCTCGGCAATGTTCTCCCACTCTTCATCATCTTCAATCGTGATCAGCTCAGGAATTCCATTCTCATTGTACATGACCCGAAGCAGCTCATAATCATCGAACTTGCTCTTCAGAGCTTGCAGTACAACGTATCCTTGACCTAACACTTCGAACTCAGCGAGAAGCTCATAGGGAACCGACTTACCGCTCTCATCTTCCAGTTCAACCTCAGATCCAAATGTTTCTCTTAAGCGAGTTGTAACGACAAGATTCGCTCTTGAAAAAGGATATTCGGTCATCTATACATTCTCCTCGTCTTCTTCTGCCGCAACAAGGGTATTGAAAGTTTCTTCAACGATGGCCCATTCCGCTTCATCCTGAATCGTGAACAGTTTAATATCATCCCCATCTTCTTCATAACGGAATGCATATACCTCGGACTCATCTTCGTCCTCTTCCGCTTCTACAGGGACAACCATCATGTATTTCGCATCTGAACCATCGACGTCAAAGGTCATGATGACTTCAAATTCCTCATCGTTGCCTTCCTCATCGGTAATATAAATAATCTCGCGATCCTCGTCCATACCCAAACGATTATCCGTCATAGCTTAACGTCCCCCTCACCTTGTACTTTTGGCATCTAAATAATTTTGCAATATTAAGCTT
This sequence is a window from Paenibacillus urinalis. Protein-coding genes within it:
- a CDS encoding peptidase U32 family protein, whose product is METLSKRKYSGKRNRLAKPELLAPAGNLEKLKFAIHYGADAVYIGGQKYGLRSNADNFSFEEMREGVEFAKKYGAKVFVATNIYAHNEDVDGIEAYLKNLYEAGIAAIIAADPAIIEIAQRVTPGMEVHLSTQQSTVNWQAVKFWKEEGLPRVVLGREASFEEIQEIKSHVDIEIEAFIHGAMCSSYSGRCVLSNHFTDRDSNRGGCCQSCRWKYDLFEDVREEGVWVSEEDMQSSRVLQNFELGVNQIPLYNSEDQAFTMGSKDLCMLEYIPDLIDVGIDSFKIEGRMKSIHYVATVVNVYRQAIDSYMEDPDNYVLKPEWLEEIQKAANRPLNTGFFYDTPDHEDHIYEPEEKAVPYDFAGLVMDYDPQTQLATIEQRNYFKPGTEIEFFGPNGTFFKQKVTEIYDEAGNQLEAARHPLQYIKMKVDQPVAYFDMMRKRK
- a CDS encoding peptidase U32 family protein — encoded protein: MTRPYELLVTASDLQEAERLLKAGADAVVIGEERFGMRLAGNFMLDQIAEAVRMAKVYEAKIYVSMNNIMSNDVLSEIPEYVRALAEAGVEGIEFNDPSVLSAVREFAPQLKLHWNAEMTSTNYRTANYWGRKGASRVVLARELNMDEITEMIDLLEVEAQVQVHGMTNIYHSKRQLVASYMQQQGRPVEGDLGLSRGLFLIEAERREEKFPIYEDRNGTHIMSSEDICIMEDLHLLMAAGVHSFKIEGILKSVAYNEAVVRAYRTAIDAYTADPSEYAYKEEWLDEVRQLQDPERELSFGFFYKEQVY
- the mltG gene encoding endolytic transglycosylase MltG; protein product: MKAKYFRRFIVLILLIVVLAGGGLYVWQSMKPVAPKDEPVVFTIEPGTGTSGIADLLEDKGLIRNALLFKAYLKLNDQGANFQAGTYAFQPGMNYDEMITALNSGDVQKEEMLRFTIPEGYTLKQIAQKLEDEGVTDGKIFMQLVQDKELFNDIPLVASIPDNENYRYALEGYLFPETYEMKKDSTAEDIIRRMLTEMQDRLNGIPELDAELKELNLNLHQVLTAASLIEREVVVDNERPLVAGVIYNRLEQDMRLEMDATVQYLLDKQKERLLYKDLEVESPYNTYRNEGLPPGPIASPSLSAIEAALTPKPSDYLFYVTKKDGSSEHLFAETYEEHLDNIEKSNESAE
- a CDS encoding DUF1292 domain-containing protein, translating into MTEYPFSRANLVVTTRLRETFGSEVELEDESGKSVPYELLAEFEVLGQGYVVLQALKSKFDDYELLRVMYNENGIPELITIEDDEEWENIAELYDEWSLPDDEG
- a CDS encoding DUF1292 domain-containing protein; its protein translation is MTDNRLGMDEDREIIYITDEEGNDEEFEVIMTFDVDGSDAKYMMVVPVEAEEDEDESEVYAFRYEEDGDDIKLFTIQDEAEWAIVEETFNTLVAAEEDEENV